A single genomic interval of Lathyrus oleraceus cultivar Zhongwan6 chromosome 7, CAAS_Psat_ZW6_1.0, whole genome shotgun sequence harbors:
- the LOC127104346 gene encoding uncharacterized protein LOC127104346 — protein MTLSSDFSSSTSTDPAGPTSPSSVSPVPTDLTNHNPTASTSSEPIASTSSDPLLNTQNNILTPIPVTNTQDNLISTDIQPLPTRHSSRTSHPPPHLKDYHCYVTSSEHSSKVLYPLSSVLSYDKCSPSYKHLCFSVSSIVEPKTFNQAIKLDCWRKAMDAELQAL, from the coding sequence ATGACTTTATCTTCTGATTTTTCATCTTCTACAAGTACAGATCCTGCTGGCCCTACTTCTCCTAGCTCTGTCTCCCCTGTACCCACTGATTTGACCAATCACAACCCTACTGCATCTACTTCTAGTGAACCCATTGCATCTACTTCTAGTGACCCTCTTTTAAATACTCAAAATAACATCCTTACACCCATACCTGTCACGAATACACAGGATAATCTCATATCAACAGACATTCAGCCTTTACCTACTAGACATTCCTCTAGAACTTCTCATCCTCCTCCACATCTAAAAGACTATCATTGCTATGTAACTTCCTCTGAACATTCTTCCAAAGTCCTCTATCCCTTATCTTCTGTTCTTAGTTATGATAAATGCTCACCCTCATATAAACATTTATGTTTCTCTGTTTCTTCTATTGTTGAACCAAAAACCTTCAATCAAGCTATTAAACTTGATTGTTGGAGAAAGGCTATGGATGCTGAACTGCAGGCTCTTTAA